One Endozoicomonas gorgoniicola DNA window includes the following coding sequences:
- a CDS encoding ABC transporter substrate-binding protein, which yields MKFASLASLSLSLSLSAIAHPSVAADKDQCGKVTLADMNWNSATLIAHIDQFVLTHAFHCKVELVPGDTMPTGASMIEKGEPDIAPEFWSNSMKEAIDKGISERRLLVAGKALSEGGEEGFWVPEYLVRQYPELKSIEGVLKHTKLFEHPEYSDKSAFYGCPAGWNCQISAGNLFNALKLGQAGFDLVDPGSGAALSGSIARAYERHEPWFGYYWAPTAVLGKYRMVKVDFGVKPDIKEFLSCTTQADCLSPQVTMYPPSPVNTLVTASFAQQSPEAMGYLGRRSFTNQQMNQLLAWMEDSQADGEMAMEYFLREHQDVWQVWLTDAQVEQVVQALKRL from the coding sequence CTGATAAAGACCAGTGCGGTAAAGTGACACTGGCGGATATGAACTGGAATTCTGCCACGTTGATCGCCCATATCGATCAGTTTGTGCTGACCCATGCGTTTCACTGCAAAGTGGAACTGGTTCCCGGTGATACCATGCCCACCGGGGCGTCCATGATTGAAAAAGGTGAACCGGATATTGCACCTGAGTTCTGGAGCAACTCCATGAAAGAGGCGATTGACAAAGGCATCAGTGAGCGGCGTCTGCTGGTGGCGGGAAAGGCTTTGTCAGAAGGTGGGGAGGAAGGTTTCTGGGTGCCTGAATATCTGGTCAGGCAATACCCGGAGCTGAAGAGTATTGAGGGAGTCCTTAAGCACACAAAATTATTCGAGCATCCTGAATACTCTGACAAGTCTGCTTTTTATGGTTGCCCGGCAGGTTGGAACTGCCAGATTTCTGCGGGCAATCTGTTTAATGCCCTGAAACTTGGGCAGGCGGGCTTTGACCTGGTTGACCCCGGCTCGGGCGCTGCACTGTCCGGTTCTATTGCCCGTGCCTATGAACGACATGAGCCCTGGTTTGGTTACTACTGGGCACCGACCGCCGTGCTGGGTAAATACCGGATGGTAAAAGTGGACTTTGGAGTAAAGCCTGATATTAAAGAATTCCTGAGCTGTACAACACAGGCTGATTGCCTGAGTCCTCAAGTCACTATGTACCCACCCTCACCGGTCAATACTCTGGTCACTGCCTCTTTTGCACAGCAGTCCCCTGAGGCTATGGGCTACCTCGGCAGGCGCTCCTTTACCAATCAGCAGATGAACCAGTTGCTGGCCTGGATGGAAGACAGTCAGGCTGACGGTGAAATGGCAATGGAGTACTTTCTCAGGGAGCATCAGGACGTGTGGCAGGTCTGGCTAACGGATGCTCAGGTTGAGCAGGTGGTTCAGGCTCTCAAACGTTTATAA
- a CDS encoding ABC transporter permease, giving the protein MAEHSFWSRFPQMDREQLLSIRKTLDGLYRDFSREYGDTIEALFDPLLDFLVWFEQLLTGSPWWLVLGIIVGIVYLASRSVKLTTAVTFVLLLIGYFGMWQDTMRTLSMITVCTLLAIVLGIPVGIAMALSDRMQKIVTPLLDVMQTMPAFVYLIPVVMLLGIGKIPGLIAVIIYAIPPVIRLTNLGIRLVDREVLEASRSFGATAWQRLVGVQLPLSMPTIMAGINQTIMMALAMVVIASMIGVKGLGQPVLKAITNQYFTLGLLNGLAIVALAIIFDRVSQSWAKRSQQYGGQQLDQ; this is encoded by the coding sequence ATGGCTGAGCATTCCTTCTGGAGTCGCTTCCCGCAGATGGACCGTGAACAGTTGTTGTCTATTCGTAAAACACTGGATGGGTTGTACCGGGATTTTTCCAGAGAGTACGGGGACACCATTGAAGCCCTGTTTGACCCGTTACTGGATTTCCTGGTCTGGTTTGAGCAGTTACTGACCGGGTCACCCTGGTGGCTGGTACTGGGTATTATTGTCGGAATTGTTTATCTCGCCAGCCGGTCAGTCAAACTTACGACCGCAGTAACCTTTGTTCTGTTACTGATTGGCTATTTTGGTATGTGGCAGGACACCATGCGCACACTGAGCATGATAACGGTGTGTACCCTGCTGGCGATTGTGTTGGGAATACCGGTGGGTATTGCCATGGCGTTGTCAGACAGAATGCAGAAAATCGTAACGCCGCTGCTGGATGTCATGCAGACCATGCCTGCCTTTGTTTACCTGATACCCGTGGTGATGTTACTGGGCATCGGCAAGATTCCCGGACTCATCGCCGTCATTATTTATGCTATCCCGCCTGTGATTCGTCTGACCAATCTTGGCATTCGCCTGGTTGACCGGGAGGTGCTGGAAGCGTCCCGATCTTTTGGCGCAACAGCATGGCAGCGCCTGGTAGGCGTGCAGTTACCCTTGTCTATGCCAACCATTATGGCGGGTATAAACCAGACGATTATGATGGCCCTGGCTATGGTGGTCATTGCTTCCATGATCGGAGTCAAAGGACTGGGGCAGCCGGTGCTGAAAGCGATTACTAACCAGTACTTTACTCTTGGCTTATTGAATGGACTGGCGATTGTCGCCCTGGCCATTATTTTTGATCGGGTTTCCCAGTCCTGGGCTAAGCGTTCACAGCAGTATGGAGGGCAGCAACTTGACCAATAA
- a CDS encoding quaternary amine ABC transporter ATP-binding protein codes for MTNKGEPLIRIKDLYKVFGRDPEQALQQVRSGVDKDQLLQDSGHTLALQAINLEIFAGEVFVIMGLSGSGKSTLIRHFNRLIDPTSGQLYIEDKDILQLSGKELVQFRRHRLSMVFQRFGLMPHLTTLENVAYGLKIQGVSKAQRQQQAQQWLETVGLTGYERHYPSQLSGGQQQRVGLARALCTDADILLMDEAFSALDPLIRSEMQDLLIELQDRLHKTIVFITHDLDEALRLGDRIAILKDGAIQQVGKPETILLEPATEYVEAFVRDVNRARALTVETVMNPPIARITARTIGEALEQMKKLPEDYGYYVTEDGYQGGLLQETLEQAARKNSEGKLVPDLFEDWPVIAPDMLIEEALPDTLEADHHLPVVDKHGDLQGQLSRESLVEVFSEVSHEGA; via the coding sequence TTGACCAATAAGGGTGAGCCACTGATCCGAATCAAGGATTTGTATAAGGTGTTTGGCAGAGACCCGGAGCAGGCGCTGCAGCAGGTTCGCTCGGGTGTTGATAAAGATCAGCTGTTGCAGGATTCCGGACATACTCTGGCACTGCAGGCCATTAATCTGGAAATTTTTGCTGGTGAAGTGTTTGTTATTATGGGGCTGTCCGGTTCCGGCAAGTCGACCCTGATCAGGCATTTCAACCGCTTGATTGACCCAACCAGTGGTCAGCTGTATATAGAAGATAAAGATATACTGCAGTTGTCTGGTAAAGAGCTGGTTCAGTTTCGTCGTCATCGTTTATCGATGGTGTTTCAGCGTTTTGGCCTGATGCCGCATCTTACAACACTGGAAAATGTTGCCTATGGCCTGAAAATTCAGGGTGTCAGCAAGGCACAGCGGCAGCAACAGGCGCAGCAATGGCTGGAAACTGTAGGTCTGACCGGTTATGAACGGCACTATCCATCACAATTGTCGGGTGGACAGCAGCAGCGGGTAGGGCTGGCAAGAGCGCTGTGTACCGATGCCGATATTCTGTTGATGGATGAAGCCTTTTCGGCCCTGGACCCTTTGATTCGCAGTGAAATGCAGGACTTGCTGATTGAGCTTCAGGACCGGCTGCATAAAACCATTGTTTTTATCACTCACGATCTGGACGAAGCCTTAAGACTTGGTGACCGTATTGCCATTCTTAAGGATGGAGCCATCCAGCAGGTGGGCAAGCCGGAAACCATATTGCTGGAGCCTGCCACGGAATACGTGGAAGCCTTTGTTCGGGACGTGAACCGGGCGCGTGCCCTGACGGTTGAGACTGTGATGAATCCGCCCATTGCCCGTATTACCGCCAGAACCATTGGTGAAGCGCTTGAGCAGATGAAAAAACTGCCCGAGGATTACGGTTACTATGTGACGGAAGACGGTTATCAGGGGGGGCTGTTGCAGGAAACCCTGGAACAGGCTGCCAGAAAAAATTCAGAAGGAAAGCTGGTGCCTGACCTTTTTGAGGACTGGCCAGTCATCGCCCCCGACATGCTGATTGAAGAAGCATTGCCCGACACGCTGGAAGCTGACCATCACCTGCCGGTTGTCGATAAACACGGTGATCTTCAGGGGCAGCTAAGCCGCGAATCTCTGGTGGAGGTGTTCAGCGAGGTCAGCCATGAGGGTGCTTAG
- a CDS encoding ion transporter has translation MTNHNNNRLLMRQNSWQSRFYTIRSNKVFELLVISIIIFSALVIGAKTYEIPEEVSHLITVLDWGITLFFLAEITIRFLAEENKKNFFKSGWNIFDTLIVVVSVIPIDNTDMALIGRLIRIFRVLRMVSIIPELRLLLNSLLKALPQLGYVLLLMFIIFYIYAAIGSTFFHDINKELWRDIAVSMLTLFRVMTFEDWTDVMYETMEVYPLSWAYFLSFIFFTAFAFLNMIIGIVVNVLEDERQKDRKQARKERGEPTLMELQQQLDDIKQLLLKQEK, from the coding sequence ATGACCAACCACAACAACAATCGTTTACTCATGCGACAAAACAGCTGGCAATCCCGTTTCTATACCATACGCTCCAACAAGGTGTTTGAGCTGCTGGTGATTTCCATCATCATCTTCTCAGCCCTGGTGATCGGGGCCAAAACCTATGAAATTCCGGAGGAAGTTTCACACCTTATCACCGTACTGGACTGGGGCATTACCCTGTTCTTTCTGGCAGAGATCACCATCCGCTTTCTGGCAGAGGAGAACAAAAAGAACTTCTTTAAATCCGGGTGGAATATTTTCGATACGCTGATTGTTGTCGTCAGCGTTATCCCTATCGATAACACCGATATGGCACTGATCGGCAGGCTGATCCGAATCTTCCGTGTGCTGAGAATGGTGTCCATTATCCCGGAACTCCGGCTGCTGCTGAACTCACTTCTGAAAGCCCTTCCCCAGCTGGGTTACGTACTGCTGCTGATGTTTATCATCTTCTATATTTATGCCGCTATAGGCAGCACCTTCTTCCATGACATCAACAAAGAACTGTGGCGGGATATTGCCGTCAGCATGCTGACCCTGTTCCGGGTGATGACGTTTGAAGACTGGACCGATGTGATGTATGAAACCATGGAGGTCTATCCCCTCAGTTGGGCGTACTTCCTGAGCTTTATCTTTTTTACCGCCTTTGCTTTCCTGAACATGATCATCGGCATAGTGGTCAATGTACTGGAAGACGAGCGCCAGAAAGACCGCAAACAAGCAAGGAAAGAAAGGGGGGAGCCAACATTAATGGAGTTACAGCAACAACTGGACGACATTAAACAGCTGTTGCTTAAACAGGAGAAATGA
- a CDS encoding amidohydrolase family protein: MPHFEYTREYGIESLHTVFELAEKYDALIDIHCDEIDDEQSRFVETVACLALERNMGQRVSASHTTAMHSYNNAYVVKLMRLLQKSGIHFIANPVTNLNLQGRMDTYPKRRGITRIEELLGAGVNACFGQDNIVDQWFPMQGGNMLQVLFTGLVGCQMTGLDQINRGIELITSNSARALNIQDRYGIETGKPANLILLDAESVFDAVRRQAVVTHSFRNGKLIASTRPATTIIHHNGQQPVDFYYNQI; encoded by the coding sequence ATTCCTCATTTTGAATACACCAGAGAATACGGTATTGAGTCCCTGCATACGGTGTTTGAACTGGCGGAAAAATACGACGCACTGATTGATATCCATTGCGATGAAATCGACGACGAGCAGTCCCGTTTTGTAGAAACTGTCGCCTGTCTGGCACTGGAAAGAAACATGGGGCAGAGAGTCAGCGCCAGCCATACAACGGCAATGCACTCCTACAACAATGCCTACGTGGTCAAGTTGATGCGTCTGTTGCAAAAATCAGGCATTCACTTTATCGCCAACCCGGTGACCAACCTGAACCTTCAGGGGCGAATGGACACTTACCCGAAACGTCGTGGTATCACCCGTATTGAAGAGCTGCTGGGTGCGGGTGTGAACGCCTGCTTCGGTCAGGATAACATTGTGGATCAGTGGTTCCCGATGCAGGGCGGCAATATGCTACAGGTGTTGTTCACAGGACTGGTAGGCTGTCAGATGACCGGGCTTGACCAGATCAACCGGGGTATCGAACTGATCACCAGCAACAGCGCCAGAGCCCTGAACATTCAGGACCGCTACGGCATAGAAACCGGCAAACCGGCAAATCTGATTCTGCTGGATGCTGAATCGGTTTTTGATGCGGTACGTCGTCAGGCCGTTGTCACTCACTCCTTCCGTAATGGCAAACTGATCGCTTCAACCCGACCAGCTACCACCATTATTCATCATAATGGCCAGCAGCCGGTTGACTTTTATTACAACCAGATCTGA
- a CDS encoding recombinase family protein gives MRPKVYSYIRFSTPEQAKGHSLNRQLNYAKNYAKQNDMVLEERFTMRDEGLSAFHQTHIKRGAFGLFLSAVQTGKVASGSVLIIEGLDRMSRAEPIEAQAILSQIIMAGITVVTASDNKVYDRETVKKNPMDLVLSLLIFVRANEESETKSKRVKESIIRQINQWLENGHGKIIRNGQAPYWCTPRKDKSGFDLIPERVKIIKLIIEFYLKGWGCNKIASYLNDNYKPFNKNKWYTQYISSIMTRKDLIGEKSLLVNGKNYIIPNYYPSVLSNEEFYNLQVAIKKRAKTKGQRNFPGLITGFRTAFCGLCGDVLVSQNYANRAKNGKLTDGLRRIKCNSRSRYGSKCINGTPISVAMIERSILEYCADQMELSSVLGDNDKTTEIKATIASLYQQAEEAEQKIKTGEQSIIELLSQGQTVSVVTNIVEKFKVEHEQLQQKIVILEDELRFESRNKATDLVQEWQDIKADVYNLNEETRLLIRQLVKRTFKRIDIFLHGMDKSEHAAVRLLKSAIGTNENTIDMILTFHNNKTRLLSIDKQTGLWINGGNVSFNEKSLTQGLEEIQTAEGLIPA, from the coding sequence ATGAGGCCAAAAGTATATAGTTACATAAGGTTTAGTACCCCAGAACAAGCAAAAGGTCACAGCCTAAATCGTCAACTTAACTATGCAAAGAATTATGCAAAACAAAACGACATGGTACTTGAGGAAAGATTTACAATGCGTGATGAAGGTTTATCGGCATTTCATCAGACACACATAAAGCGAGGGGCTTTTGGGTTATTTTTATCAGCTGTTCAAACTGGAAAAGTCGCCTCTGGATCAGTATTGATTATTGAAGGTTTAGACAGAATGAGTAGAGCTGAACCTATAGAAGCACAGGCCATCTTGTCACAAATCATAATGGCAGGAATAACTGTTGTCACAGCTAGTGATAATAAGGTTTATGATAGAGAAACCGTAAAGAAAAACCCAATGGACTTGGTACTTTCACTTCTTATATTTGTCCGCGCCAATGAAGAAAGTGAAACAAAAAGCAAAAGGGTAAAAGAGTCAATTATTAGACAAATTAACCAATGGTTAGAAAATGGTCATGGAAAAATAATTAGAAATGGTCAAGCTCCTTATTGGTGTACACCTCGAAAAGATAAAAGTGGATTTGATCTAATTCCAGAAAGAGTAAAAATAATTAAGTTAATCATTGAATTTTATTTAAAAGGTTGGGGGTGCAATAAAATTGCAAGTTATTTGAATGATAATTACAAACCATTTAATAAAAATAAATGGTATACGCAATATATATCTTCAATAATGACTAGAAAAGACTTGATTGGTGAAAAGTCGCTTTTAGTAAATGGAAAAAACTATATTATACCAAATTACTATCCATCTGTTTTATCTAATGAAGAGTTTTACAATTTACAAGTAGCAATTAAAAAAAGAGCAAAGACAAAAGGTCAAAGAAACTTTCCAGGACTAATAACAGGCTTTAGAACAGCATTCTGTGGTTTATGCGGTGATGTTCTTGTTTCACAAAATTATGCTAACAGGGCAAAAAACGGAAAGTTAACAGATGGTTTGCGGCGTATTAAATGTAATTCAAGAAGCCGTTATGGATCAAAATGTATTAATGGCACTCCAATTTCTGTAGCAATGATTGAAAGGTCAATACTAGAATACTGCGCTGACCAGATGGAACTATCCAGTGTTCTAGGCGACAATGACAAAACAACAGAAATCAAGGCTACTATTGCCAGTCTGTACCAGCAGGCAGAAGAGGCTGAGCAGAAAATCAAAACAGGTGAGCAGTCAATTATTGAACTGTTAAGTCAGGGACAGACCGTTTCTGTCGTCACCAACATTGTTGAAAAATTCAAGGTTGAACACGAACAGCTACAGCAAAAAATAGTCATTCTTGAAGATGAGCTACGGTTTGAGTCAAGGAATAAGGCTACCGATCTTGTACAGGAATGGCAGGACATCAAAGCCGACGTTTATAACCTGAATGAGGAAACGAGGTTGTTGATCCGCCAACTGGTCAAACGCACCTTCAAGCGTATAGATATTTTCTTACATGGGATGGATAAATCAGAACACGCTGCCGTACGTTTACTGAAATCGGCTATTGGAACCAATGAAAACACGATTGATATGATACTGACCTTTCACAACAACAAAACCCGATTGCTTTCTATTGATAAGCAAACCGGGCTTTGGATCAATGGCGGGAATGTATCATTCAATGAGAAATCATTGACTCAAGGCCTGGAGGAAATTCAGACAGCTGAAGGCTTAATACCTGCTTAA
- a CDS encoding Rha family transcriptional regulator, translating to MTSLNIHQVVESGELTMTSLEVSEVTKVRHPDVLRKIRELSGKGIIRSFEQIAQKHDSTKKGGRPMKLCRLNKTESINLVANLCPEFTARIVDRWIELEQKEAGLSPYSQLQNLALQIKVSEQIGKIGSGLMHKRKEDKKLLKAVEKQLAAHCQLIIKFNFCIE from the coding sequence ATGACTTCGTTAAATATACACCAGGTTGTTGAGTCCGGCGAGTTGACTATGACCTCTTTGGAAGTTTCTGAAGTAACCAAAGTAAGACACCCGGATGTACTCAGAAAAATTAGAGAATTGTCTGGAAAGGGCATCATACGGAGTTTTGAGCAAATTGCTCAAAAACACGATAGTACTAAGAAGGGTGGCAGGCCGATGAAGTTATGTCGGCTGAACAAGACAGAATCCATTAACCTGGTAGCTAACCTTTGCCCGGAATTTACAGCACGGATCGTTGACCGCTGGATTGAGCTTGAACAGAAAGAGGCAGGTTTATCGCCTTACAGCCAGCTGCAAAACCTTGCCTTGCAGATAAAAGTCTCTGAACAGATAGGAAAGATTGGCAGTGGCCTGATGCATAAGCGTAAAGAAGACAAGAAACTGCTTAAAGCGGTTGAGAAGCAGCTGGCGGCGCATTGCCAGCTAATCATTAAATTTAATTTTTGTATTGAGTGA
- a CDS encoding RecT family recombinase, which translates to MNELASQQNVLGDLDTLDRITRFAELMASGRCTVPKELQNSPGDCLAISLQAAAWQMNPFSVAQKSHVIKGKIGYEAQLINAVITRHAPITGRPQFNYSEGWDRVLNKFKTVQGSNGSYTVPDWKPEDEKGLWCEVSATMVGESEPRVLRLMLSQAQPRLSTQWATDPKQQLSYATLKKWARLHCPDVMLGIYTPEELQNRTPVEKDVTPDSDLKARLKAQGESLAVRTDSHSPPARTENDLPDGEELTSTENTPIEHKQDTTQEDKEDDDRPSRLRQLLREQKQVPLPEVTEDDQTTLQLAVDSIASCKTVDELKECGKDLEGMIHPDLKDQAVKAYKQQMAVLQK; encoded by the coding sequence ATGAATGAGTTAGCGTCACAACAAAACGTACTAGGCGATTTGGATACCCTGGACCGGATTACCCGCTTTGCCGAGCTGATGGCCAGTGGCCGCTGTACCGTTCCCAAAGAGTTGCAGAACAGCCCCGGTGACTGCCTGGCGATTTCCCTGCAGGCGGCGGCGTGGCAGATGAACCCGTTTTCCGTTGCCCAGAAATCCCATGTCATCAAGGGCAAGATCGGTTACGAGGCACAGCTGATCAATGCGGTCATCACCCGTCACGCCCCAATTACCGGACGACCGCAGTTTAATTATTCTGAGGGCTGGGACAGGGTGCTGAACAAGTTTAAAACGGTACAGGGCAGCAATGGCTCTTACACTGTGCCGGACTGGAAGCCTGAGGATGAAAAAGGGCTGTGGTGTGAAGTCAGCGCCACTATGGTTGGGGAAAGTGAACCCAGGGTGCTGCGGTTGATGCTGTCACAGGCCCAGCCGAGGCTGTCTACCCAGTGGGCAACCGATCCCAAACAACAGCTGTCTTACGCCACACTGAAAAAATGGGCGCGTTTGCATTGTCCGGATGTAATGTTGGGCATTTATACCCCTGAGGAGCTACAGAACCGCACGCCTGTCGAAAAAGACGTAACCCCTGACAGTGACCTTAAAGCCCGCCTGAAAGCGCAGGGAGAGTCACTAGCCGTCCGCACGGACAGTCACTCGCCGCCCGCACGGACAGAGAATGACCTTCCGGACGGCGAGGAACTGACCAGTACAGAGAATACCCCCATAGAACACAAACAGGATACTACACAGGAAGATAAAGAAGACGACGACAGGCCGTCACGGTTGCGTCAGTTGCTCAGGGAGCAGAAGCAGGTGCCATTGCCTGAAGTCACGGAAGACGACCAGACCACTTTGCAGTTGGCAGTGGACAGCATTGCCAGCTGTAAGACGGTCGACGAGTTGAAAGAGTGTGGTAAAGACCTGGAAGGGATGATCCACCCTGACTTAAAGGATCAGGCGGTTAAGGCGTATAAGCAGCAAATGGCTGTTTTGCAGAAATGA
- a CDS encoding PD-(D/E)XK nuclease-like domain-containing protein translates to MNHSSVNPSDYLHGTIIHHHPDWKYHAAPGVSSSAIKTFVNQSPRHYHQRYVLQQADRKETDAMLLGTLVHCLVLEGDQFESRYERELNTDDFPDAMRTVPELKKYLEQNNLPTTGVKQELIQRITEHNSNAPVWDRLISRQRQSRKRIIKTELWDRARRMRDGVLDNEDAADLLKVGEPELSVWGTHEPTGQLIKCRADWYRPDGICADLKTCACSSPEQFAKDCARFGYDLQEAHYTTTLNSAEKLCSLFAFIAVESDAPYLCQIYELDDRSRELAKRRYEKAMKDLEECKTFDQWPGYAENISTLSMPGWYLKRMECVA, encoded by the coding sequence ATGAACCATTCTTCTGTCAACCCTTCCGACTATCTTCACGGAACCATCATCCACCACCACCCCGACTGGAAATACCACGCTGCCCCTGGTGTGTCTTCCAGCGCCATAAAAACCTTTGTTAACCAGTCCCCGCGCCACTATCACCAACGGTATGTTTTGCAGCAGGCTGACCGGAAAGAAACCGACGCCATGCTGCTTGGGACACTGGTCCACTGCCTGGTACTGGAGGGTGACCAGTTTGAAAGCCGATATGAACGAGAGCTGAACACTGATGACTTTCCGGACGCCATGCGGACTGTGCCGGAACTGAAAAAATACCTGGAGCAGAACAACCTGCCGACGACAGGTGTCAAGCAGGAGCTGATCCAGAGAATAACGGAACACAATTCAAATGCCCCTGTCTGGGACAGACTGATCAGTCGCCAGCGGCAAAGCAGGAAAAGGATTATCAAGACTGAGCTTTGGGACAGGGCCAGAAGGATGCGTGACGGTGTTCTGGACAACGAAGACGCCGCCGATTTGCTGAAAGTCGGTGAGCCTGAGCTGTCGGTCTGGGGAACGCATGAGCCTACCGGGCAGCTGATTAAATGCCGGGCTGACTGGTATCGACCTGACGGAATCTGCGCTGACCTGAAAACCTGTGCCTGCTCATCCCCTGAACAGTTTGCCAAAGACTGCGCCCGGTTTGGCTACGACCTTCAGGAAGCGCATTACACGACCACGCTCAACAGTGCCGAAAAACTTTGCAGCCTGTTTGCGTTTATTGCTGTAGAGAGTGATGCCCCTTACCTGTGTCAGATTTATGAGCTGGACGACCGGAGTCGGGAACTGGCTAAACGGCGTTATGAAAAAGCCATGAAAGACCTGGAAGAGTGCAAAACCTTTGACCAGTGGCCCGGTTATGCCGAGAACATCAGCACCCTGTCAATGCCTGGCTGGTACCTCAAACGGATGGAGTGTGTCGCATGA